The DNA window CTGAATTCCTGGAAGATGATGTTGATGCCAAGCTTTTCCGACTCGCGTGTGCGTGTCGGATGAACTGCCTTCCCATCGATCAGCAGTTCCCCCTCGTCGGCCTGATAGACACCGGAAAGGATCTTCATCAGCGTCGACTTGCCGGCGCCGTTTTCGCCGACGAGCGCGTGAACCTCGCCGCGTTTCAGCGAGAGGGAGACATCGTTGAGGGCGACGATGCCGGGGAACCTCTTGGTGATATGTTTCATTTCGAGCATGGCGGAACCCTCGGAGCGCGCCGTTCCACACGGCGATGCTGATCGGACTGTCCGGAAAGCAGACCGCCGCGGGGAGGGGCGGTTGCCCCACGTCCTCCCCGCGGCGGATCGATCACCAGGCGAAGGTAGCCGCGTTGGACTTATCGACGAGTTGGACGTCGATGGGGATCACGGCCGGAACATGGGCGCCCATGTACTTGGCCAGCGCGATGGCAAGGCCGATGCGCATCTGGTCGCGCGGGAACTGGGCGGCGGTGGCCTTGAAGGCCGAGCCGGCAGCAATCGCCTTGGTCGCCTCGGGGGCGCCGTCGACCGAGGTCAGGACGATGTCCTTGCCCGAGCCTTCGATGGCGGCGAGGGCGCCCATCGCACCACCGTCGTTGACCGAGAAGACGCCCTTCAAGTTCGGGTGCGACTGGATCATGTTCTCAACGACGTCGACGGCAATGTCGCGTTCCTGACGACCATTCTGAGTGTCGACCAGCTTGACGTCCGGCGCCTTGGCGAGGGCGTCCTTGCAGCCGCGCACACGCTCGAGGATCGGAACCACGGCGATGCCATCGAGAATGGCGACTTCTCCCTTACCGCCAATATCTTTGACCATCGCGTCACAGGCCAGGACGCCCGCGTCATAGTTCTTGGAGCCGACGAAGGCGTCGACGCCAGCAGCCTGCGCGTCCACGGAAACAACCGTCACGCCCTTGGCCTTGGCGGCTTCGACGGCGCCACGGACGCCCTCGGAGTCGGTGGGGTTCACGACCAGGATATTGACGCCCTTGGAGACCATGTCCTCGATGTCGCTGAGCTGCTTGGAAACGTCGTGACGAGCATCAGCGACGTAAACCTCTGTATTTGCACCGAGCAGTTTGGCGAAGGCCGTGACTTCCTCGTTCATCACGATGAAGTAAGGATTGTTCATTTCCTGGAAGGAAACACCAATCTTGGGAGCATCCTTGGAGAAAGCTGCACCTGCCGACAGGACAAGCGTCGCCGTGGCGGCAAGTAACGCCGCTTTTGCGTGGATATTCATAACGTCTCCTCCGTAATTATTGCCTTTCGGCGGATTCCTTCTAGCTGACCTCCTGCGTTCGCCCGTAGACTTTTTTCCTGATTTGTCTTGTACTTTTTCTACCTCAACCTTGAATCGTCAGCGGAATTTGGCGGGCCGGTTAGCCATAGGTATGAGTGGCAACCAGATGCCGACGGTCGTCTTGACAATGGTGTCGTCTGGTTCAGATCATTGAGGCAGTTGAGCTGCGAACGGCCGGCGACGGAGGAGGAACGAACGATGCCGGAGATGAAGCCATCGCTCGAGGTGAACGACAACAACCTCGGAAATTCCTTCCGCTTTCAACGCTGCGGGTGGCCTGGTGACAGCGACAAATGGCACTTTCATCCGGAATACGAGTTGCACCAGATCGTCAGGACCAGCGGCAAGCTGTTCATTGGCGACAATGTGCTGAATTTCCGGCCCGGCAGCCTGTTTTTGATAGGTCCCTACACGCCGCACAATTTTGTCAGCGACGCGCGGAGTGGCGCGGCGGTTCCCGAGCGCGACCTCATCTTGCAGTTCCGCAAAGAGTGGATCGAGGCCAGTGCCAACGTGCTGACCGAGTTGCGCCTGCTTCGACCGGCCTTCGACGAAGCGGTGTTCGGCGTCGAATACGGCGGCGAAACGCAGCGATCGGTCTACGGCCTGATGAACGGTATCGATACCCAGGAGCCTCTGGAGCGGCTCATCTCGTTCATGCGGATCATCGACGAACTGAAGCAATGCCGCCGCAAGACGGTGCTCGGAACGTCGCGCTATTTCATCGATATGCGAACCGTTTCGCTCCGGCGTTTCAACAAGGTGGTCGATTATATCCACGAGCATATCGAACAAGACGTCTCGATGGAGGCAGCGGCCGACCTGGTCGGTATGAGTTACAAGATGTTTTCGCGCTGGTTCATCGAGTGCACAGGCATCGGCTTTCGCCGTTACGTCATCAAGACGAGAATCAATAAGTCCTGCGAGTATCTGTTTTCCACAGCGCGCTCCATACAGGAGATCTGTTATCTTGTGGGATTCAACAATGTCTCCAATTACAATCGTCTGTTCCGGCAGGTAATTGGCGTCACGCCCAGCGAATTCCGCCGCAAGTCGCAAGAAGCGCAGGAGTACGAGTTCCCGCTCGAAGGCTTCGCCGCGGCTTGAGGCGAAGCGTCAACTTTCGGTGGCGGTTGGAAAATAGGATCTCATGTGCTCGTAGAGCCGTTTGAATGTCTCAAAGCT is part of the Pleomorphomonas sp. PLEO genome and encodes:
- a CDS encoding substrate-binding domain-containing protein, translating into MHAKAALLAATATLVLSAGAAFSKDAPKIGVSFQEMNNPYFIVMNEEVTAFAKLLGANTEVYVADARHDVSKQLSDIEDMVSKGVNILVVNPTDSEGVRGAVEAAKAKGVTVVSVDAQAAGVDAFVGSKNYDAGVLACDAMVKDIGGKGEVAILDGIAVVPILERVRGCKDALAKAPDVKLVDTQNGRQERDIAVDVVENMIQSHPNLKGVFSVNDGGAMGALAAIEGSGKDIVLTSVDGAPEATKAIAAGSAFKATAAQFPRDQMRIGLAIALAKYMGAHVPAVIPIDVQLVDKSNAATFAW
- a CDS encoding helix-turn-helix domain-containing protein; translation: MPEMKPSLEVNDNNLGNSFRFQRCGWPGDSDKWHFHPEYELHQIVRTSGKLFIGDNVLNFRPGSLFLIGPYTPHNFVSDARSGAAVPERDLILQFRKEWIEASANVLTELRLLRPAFDEAVFGVEYGGETQRSVYGLMNGIDTQEPLERLISFMRIIDELKQCRRKTVLGTSRYFIDMRTVSLRRFNKVVDYIHEHIEQDVSMEAAADLVGMSYKMFSRWFIECTGIGFRRYVIKTRINKSCEYLFSTARSIQEICYLVGFNNVSNYNRLFRQVIGVTPSEFRRKSQEAQEYEFPLEGFAAA